CCAAACCTCAGGTGAATGCTGACACGACTGGTAGCGGGCAAAAAAGGATAGTCGCGATATTGTCCATAACGCTGCAAAAGAGTGTCGGAAATGTCGTAATTTAACTCACCCAGTCCGGTGCTTTCAAACCCAATGGATTCAAGACTTGGGAAAGGAAAAGGGTTGTGCTTTTGGAGGTTTTGTAGGTAATTGGAAACCGGATACGGACGCAGGTAAAAGGCATTTAACTTGGCTTTCCACTTACGGGAATAAGGAGTAAAAACCGTGTAAGGCTTACCATCGTCCTTTAACACTTCGTCTTTTTCGAAAATGCACTGGTCTTTGAAGGTGTAAAAGGCCGATTGTTTGGATAGCAACCAACTACCAATCTGTTGATCCCGTTGAAGGGCGTAAGGTTCATAATCGTGGTTGGTAAAAACGGCGCTTGGTTTCCATTCTTCCCAAATAAGCGGCCAAAGTTCAGTGGGATTACCGTGATAAATACGTAAAGAAGCTCCGTGGTTCCGATAGGCTTGATCTAACTTTTGCAAACTACGGTGTATGAATTCAACCCGTTTATCCTGTTTGGGTAGCTTATCCAGGATAGTGGTATCGAAAATAAAAATGGGCTGAACCGGATTACCGGAACGCAAAGCATGGTAAAGGCCGGCATTGTCGTCGAGACGAAGGTCGCGGCGATGCCAGAAAAGTGTTGTTGACATGGTAGTACAAAAATACTATTTCTGCTTAACCAAGCCTGAATTGGAAATAGAAGGCTGAATAAATTACTATTTTTCTAAAACCAACTTCTTAACCAAGGTTTTAGAATCGGCCATCAGAGCGATAAAATAGCTACCGGTGGGGAGGCTGCTCAAATCCAATTCAGCTTTAGCTGCCGGGATAGACTTTTGCCAAACTACTTTTCCGCCAGTATCAAAAACCTCCACCATTACTTTAGAGCTAAAGCAAGTTCCGAGGTCGATATGTAATTTACCATGATTGGGATTGGGGAACAAATTAACCGGGCAATTCATGCTGGCTTTGGGAATGCTGCTAGGGAAAATATCGGCATCAGCGTAGGAGGAATGTTGAATTCCGGCTAAGGTGGCAATGGTTGCTACAGTTCCCTTTACAATATTAGCCATAAATCCGAAATTCAGTTTACCCAAGGTATCGTTAATGGTATGGTAATCGAGGTTTCTGAAATTAGCTCCATCGGTAAGCATAATTGCCGGGGCATTGATATCCCAGAAATTGGCATGATCGCTTCGGCGGAAATCGGGAGCAATGAGTCCGTTTCCGGGCAGGGTAAGGGAAATCACTTTTAGATTTGGGACATAGATTCGGGTCAAAGAATCGTAGGCTAATTCAAACTCTTCCGATTCGGTGTCGCCCACATTAACCACGAAATTTCCACGGAAGCTATCTGCCTGCAAGGTAGCATACTGGTTAGGAAACAAGAAGTTAAAGCCGGTTGGAACCTGTTGTGCATTGGGTGTTTCAGAATAATAACCAATCATTTCGTAGTTGGCCACCCCTTTTATTTCTTCCCATACAGGAATTTGACTAGAGGTATATTGCAAACTACCATAGGTGCCAATAACACCCACACTTTCTTCGAAATCGAACCCTATGAATCGGATGGACCGGGTAAATTGGTAAGGAGCTAAAACGCGGAGTACTTCAAGAAATCCAACCACACCGGAGCCATTGTCATCGGCACCCGGACCATCTTCAACCGAATCAAAGTGGGCATCCACATAATAGGTTTTTGCTTCTTCGCCAAGTCCAGGTTTACGACCCAAGATGTTATGTCCTATATATCCGCCGGTGCTAGGACGTTCGAATGCTTGTCGTTCGGTTTGTAGCCCTGCCTGTTGGAAACGGGATTCAATGGTATCTTTCATTGCTTCGAGGTGGGTAGGATTAGCCTGGTAGTGACGAATTCCGGCAGTTAGCATAGTTAAATCGTTGCGAAGGCGGTTGCTATCCACAGCGTCAACCAATTCCTGAATAGAAGGTACCTGACGGTCGTCGGCAATGACCCGAACGGAATAAGCATAAATGTTGGAAATGGTATCGAACTGCCAGGTTATAAGTTTATTGTTTCCGGGGCTGATGGGAAAACCCAGGTCTCCGCTGGAGTTACCGGTTTGTACTACAAAATAATTTCCACCATCGTTGGAGAATTCAATTTTAATATCCAGGTCGTCATTTTCCGCATCACTTACATCAAAGGTAATATTGGCATAGTTGGCATTAAATGGAACATCTACATGTAAATTGGAGATGACAGGAGCTTGGTTTTGAGCGAACAAAAAAGTTGGACAAACCAAAAAACTAAGGATAAGAACTGGGTTTTTCATTAATTTCAGGAAGAGGCTGAAAGGTAAAAAAAGTTTTGAATACGAAAAACAGAAATGGAAACCGGCAAGGAAGTGTTTATACCGAATGGACATTATGTTTAGTCCAATTTTATGTATTAATTTTATTTGAAAAAATTGGCCTAACATTCTGTATCCTCGGTACTTACCAATCTAAATTTATAAATTGCCTTTGGACTATTTATAAATTAAAATTGGTATTACATAATGTTCTCTCGGTAAAGAATATCTTGAAATCCATCCTATCACTTGTCTCATAACCTAGTTTAAACTTTCTTATAACAATTTTGGGTTAAAATGCCATGAATTCCTTGCTGAAACCCGGTAGATACGATTAAAAGTTGGTATAGTATCAAAACTACGAGGTTGTGCATCGGGCAACGATAGAGGCAAGTAGCCCACAGGACACCGACGGCGTTAGCCTAGGGGGACGAGGACTACAGCCGATAGCGTGACCTGAACGCCCGTGCAGGTTGTTTGGGGCTTAATTAAAAACCGGTTGGGCGGAAGGGGCCCGCATACTAATTATTTAAAAAACTTGTCGTTTCCTACTGTATGACTTTTTCCGCATAGCCTAATTTAAATTTGGTTTTATCTTTGAGGAATGGGTGCAAGGTCAACTAATCTTCTCAAAGGATTTACCATACTCGGGTTAGCCTTGTTGATATCCATGGCTATGGCAGAAGCCGTTCTTCGTTTGGCATTCCATATCCGACCCGGTGAATATTGGGATTCTCAATGGATTCATGCGGTGGATACTTTAAAGGTACTACGTGGTTACTATGCCGATGAACAAGGTATCTTTAAAATTGCACCGGAGGTAAGGCAACGCGCCGATTCCATTCTTAAAAACAGGGTGGCAAGACGAGATTTTAACTCACCTCTTCCAATACCACCCAATTACGAAGGCGGACTAGCCTATCTACCCCAAGAAAACCTAGATGTGTTTTCCGGAAAATCTAAAAGCGACCTGGCAAAACGCTTACGTTCCATTTTGCAAAACAAGCCTCAGAATTGTTTCGACACCCTGCTGCTTGACTACCTGTATCATCCGGTGAACAAGCATGGATTTCGCAGCATAGCCTTTTCACCCCTCCCAACCGATCAAACACGGGTAATGTTGCTGGGCGATTCTTACACCTGGGGACAATCAGCAGAAGATTTAACCCGGTGCTTTGCCGACCAGCTGCTGGCTGACGGTTTTGCCGTTTACAATTTTGGTATACCCGGGGCTGATCCTGCCCAATACCTTGCCATTGCCAAAACCTATATTCCCATTATTAAACCCGATGTAATTATTGTAAATGTATATGGCGGAAATGATATCTTTTACTATCACCGTGAGCCACAACCGGGAGTTCCCTTGTTTTACTTTACCAATGCAGGATGTATTCTGAACCAACCCTTGCACCGCTATTTTAATTCTCCGGAAATAGCTCTTGACTTTGCCTTAAAAACCACTTTTATCCCAAAACGAACCTGGTTTGACAAATGCTGCAGTCTCAGTTCTATCGGAACCTTGCTGTGGAAATTCTGTGCAAAAATGGAATGGGTTAATATTGCTTCTCTGGAATACGAAGAATACCACCGGGAAGCCGCCTCGGTAAAACTAAAAGAACCTGCTGTAAACCGCGAATACCAAGCCATTCAAAATCTGGCGAAACAGACAGGAGCCCTTTGCCTGGTTTCTTTCATTCCGGAAGTAAAAATGATGACAGGACTAACCAGTCCCGATAATTACAAAGGTCTAAACCTGGGACCGGACCTACTGATAGAACAAAAACTGGAATTAGCCGACTACAACATTCCCCAACAACACTTCAATGATGCCGGACACCAAAAATATGCTCACTTTTTACGTAAAGAATTAGAAAAGCGGAAGAAATCACCCAATAAAAACAAATAAGCAATCGCTATCAGGCTTTTAAAAAGTACTTCTCCACTCCTACCCCAAACTTCCGAAGAAACTCCACCCCTTCATCAACTTCCAAACCTTTGTACTCAGCATAAGAATTTAGGAAATATACCTTTTTTATTCCCATAGTGTAAATGGTTCGGGCACAAGACAAACATGGCGAAAGTGTTACATACAAGGTAGCACCTTCTAAATTCACCTTGTTTTTTGCAGCATACAAAATAGCATTCTCTTCCGCATGCAAAGCCAACGAACAACTTCCTTTGCGATCCCTGGCACAACCTTGTCCGGGCCATTCCTGATCACAATTATGGGTTCCGGCCGGTGGACCATTGTATCCCAGCGATACAATTCGGGTATCCTTAGACAATACCGCACCTACCTTAATTTTTACACAATGGGATTTTTGGGCCAAATTCTGGGCCAAATCCATGTAAATATCATCAAAACTGGGACGTTCTACTTGTAACAAAACTTATTTCTTTTTCTTCTTAAACATTTCAGGACCCAAATCAACCAACACACTGAAGTAAACCAATCGGCCAACATACGGTCCACCAAAAACTTGCAATTGCTTATTATCGAACATTTTGCCAACACGCTCACCAAAGTTTAGGTGATTGTTGCGGAAATACGGCACAATACCAAACAGATTGGAAGCTCCCAATTTAAAGGTGCAATAGAACTTGGCAACTTTGTAGTTTACTTGAGCATCGACCATATCGTAAGTTGGAATTTCGCCAGTAAACTGAGGTGAACCTTCGAAACGGAAACCTTGAATCCATTTGTAGTTAATATTGAATCCGAAGTTCTTGATTTCACGACCACTGAACGATAAGTTGAACTTATGTTTTGGGGTATTAAAGGCCGGAATCAAAGGATCCGAACTGCCATTCCTATCCAATACATTCCAGGAGTAATTTCCGCCAATGCTGTATTGCTTAAAGAAATAATTTATTCCTAAGCTGGCACCATAAGTAAACACCACATCCTCTGAATTGGCTGCAATTCGAAATGCCTGAATGGAAATGGGTTGTCCATTCTTATCCAATTCAGATTCCAATCCAATTTTATACCCGATAAAATCCTTGTACCAACTGTAATAAGCGGAACCATCAATATACACATGATTCCACAAAGTGGCCCGATATCCCAACTCAAAGGTTTTTACCTTCTCCGGACGAATCGGACTTACATTAAAATACTCCAGACTGTCCTTGGCTTGTGTTCCGGCACCGGCAAGCAGAAAATTATTGTAAGAATCTACCGTAACCAGGGAATCGTATCCATTGATGTTTCCTAACAAAATAGCTCGCCCAACATTGTAATACAAATACTGGTCGGCCAAGGTAGGATTACGAATACCGGCCGAAAAAGAAAAACGAATGGTATGATTCACATAAGGGTTATAAACGGCTGAAACAGCAGGTGAAAACAAATAATTGAAGTTTTGGTTCTTATCCATGCGGATGGTT
This portion of the Bacteroidia bacterium genome encodes:
- a CDS encoding dCMP deaminase family protein, giving the protein MDLAQNLAQKSHCVKIKVGAVLSKDTRIVSLGYNGPPAGTHNCDQEWPGQGCARDRKGSCSLALHAEENAILYAAKNKVNLEGATLYVTLSPCLSCARTIYTMGIKKVYFLNSYAEYKGLEVDEGVEFLRKFGVGVEKYFLKA
- a CDS encoding DNA photolyase family protein — protein: MSTTLFWHRRDLRLDDNAGLYHALRSGNPVQPIFIFDTTILDKLPKQDKRVEFIHRSLQKLDQAYRNHGASLRIYHGNPTELWPLIWEEWKPSAVFTNHDYEPYALQRDQQIGSWLLSKQSAFYTFKDQCIFEKDEVLKDDGKPYTVFTPYSRKWKAKLNAFYLRPYPVSNYLQNLQKHNPFPFPSLESIGFESTGLGELNYDISDTLLQRYGQYRDYPFLPATSRVSIHLRFGTVSIRQLASLAREKSEIWLNELIWRDFYMMILWHFPHVVGNSFKPAYDRIAWRNNPADFERWCQGKTGYPIVDAGMRQLNETGFMHNRVRMVVASFLTKHLLIDWRWGEAYFAEKLLDFELASNNGGWQWAAGSGCDAAPYFRVFNPEEQTKKFDAEGRYIRKWVKEVDELSYSRPIVDHKFARERALKTYKQALGAEE
- a CDS encoding SGNH/GDSL hydrolase family protein, coding for MGARSTNLLKGFTILGLALLISMAMAEAVLRLAFHIRPGEYWDSQWIHAVDTLKVLRGYYADEQGIFKIAPEVRQRADSILKNRVARRDFNSPLPIPPNYEGGLAYLPQENLDVFSGKSKSDLAKRLRSILQNKPQNCFDTLLLDYLYHPVNKHGFRSIAFSPLPTDQTRVMLLGDSYTWGQSAEDLTRCFADQLLADGFAVYNFGIPGADPAQYLAIAKTYIPIIKPDVIIVNVYGGNDIFYYHREPQPGVPLFYFTNAGCILNQPLHRYFNSPEIALDFALKTTFIPKRTWFDKCCSLSSIGTLLWKFCAKMEWVNIASLEYEEYHREAASVKLKEPAVNREYQAIQNLAKQTGALCLVSFIPEVKMMTGLTSPDNYKGLNLGPDLLIEQKLELADYNIPQQHFNDAGHQKYAHFLRKELEKRKKSPNKNK
- a CDS encoding M28 family peptidase, with the protein product MKNPVLILSFLVCPTFLFAQNQAPVISNLHVDVPFNANYANITFDVSDAENDDLDIKIEFSNDGGNYFVVQTGNSSGDLGFPISPGNNKLITWQFDTISNIYAYSVRVIADDRQVPSIQELVDAVDSNRLRNDLTMLTAGIRHYQANPTHLEAMKDTIESRFQQAGLQTERQAFERPSTGGYIGHNILGRKPGLGEEAKTYYVDAHFDSVEDGPGADDNGSGVVGFLEVLRVLAPYQFTRSIRFIGFDFEESVGVIGTYGSLQYTSSQIPVWEEIKGVANYEMIGYYSETPNAQQVPTGFNFLFPNQYATLQADSFRGNFVVNVGDTESEEFELAYDSLTRIYVPNLKVISLTLPGNGLIAPDFRRSDHANFWDINAPAIMLTDGANFRNLDYHTINDTLGKLNFGFMANIVKGTVATIATLAGIQHSSYADADIFPSSIPKASMNCPVNLFPNPNHGKLHIDLGTCFSSKVMVEVFDTGGKVVWQKSIPAAKAELDLSSLPTGSYFIALMADSKTLVKKLVLEK